Part of the Raphanus sativus cultivar WK10039 unplaced genomic scaffold, ASM80110v3 Scaffold3749, whole genome shotgun sequence genome, GTGTCTTGTGGGTTTTATATATTCAACATTTTAGTGATTGCTGCTCTTTGTGTATTGGTTCTTTTATACTCTTGTAGGAAGCTACAATGGTGTTCAGCGAGATGGGAATGCGTAGCAACAcaggtttcttcttctctgatgATAATGGCAACACCGATGATGAGTTTGATGTGGATAAGCTTGAGAAAAGGATATGGACGCAGGAAATGCACTTAAAACGTCTAAAGGAACATATCAAGAATAAAGAAAGAGACGATGAGCAACTGATCTCAAAGTACATGTTTAAGATGATGGAAGTGTGTAACGCCCAAGGTTTTGTCTACGGGATCATTCCCAAGGAAGGGAGACCTATTATAAGTGCTTCCGGTAATCTTCAAGAATGGTGGAGAGATAAGGTCAATTTTGATCTTAATGGTCCACTTGCTATAGCAAAATACCAAGAATCAAATAATATGATTGACGAAGAGTGTAACGCTATTGCAAATGGACTAGTTCGAAAATCGCTAAGAGAACTTCAAGATCCGACTCTTGGATGGCTTTTATCAGCATTGATGCCACATTGTGATCCTCCGCAGAGAAGGTTTCCTTTTGAGAAAAGAGTTAGACCACCATGGTGGCCTACAGGGGAAGAGTATTGGTGGCCTAGAGATCAAGGTCTTGCACCACCTTATAAGAAGCCTCATGATTTGAAGAAGTCATGGAAGATTGGTGTGTTGACTTCAGTTATTAAGCATTTGTCTCCTGGTACAATACGTGAGATTGTTACTCAATCCAAAAGCTTGCGGAATAAGATGACTACTAAAGAAAAGGACATTTGGTTTAATGTTATTGACCAAGAAGAGGCCTCAAGACATGAGAAAATGTTGAATACTTCAAACTTCGCGATCAATCACAGATATCAAGATATGAATTCAAGAGAAAACTACCAACCGATTTGTCCAAACCGAGATCGG contains:
- the LOC108838989 gene encoding ETHYLENE INSENSITIVE 3-like 1 protein, with translation MVFSEMGMRSNTGFFFSDDNGNTDDEFDVDKLEKRIWTQEMHLKRLKEHIKNKERDDEQLISKYMFKMMEVCNAQGFVYGIIPKEGRPIISASGNLQEWWRDKVNFDLNGPLAIAKYQESNNMIDEECNAIANGLVRKSLRELQDPTLGWLLSALMPHCDPPQRRFPFEKRVRPPWWPTGEEYWWPRDQGLAPPYKKPHDLKKSWKIGVLTSVIKHLSPGTIREIVTQSKSLRNKMTTKEKDIWFNVIDQEEASRHEKMLNTSNFAINHRYQDMNSRENYQPICPNRDRLFESSKPLNMSLFDGRQKHRSLYGSS